From Micromonospora echinospora, one genomic window encodes:
- a CDS encoding aldo/keto reductase: MTFRRLGDSGLVVSVVGVGCNNFGRKLDLAGTRAVVDAALDAGINFFDTADIYGQPQGGSEEMLGAALRGRRDDVVLATKFGMDMHGMNGPDHGARGARRYVARAVEASLRRLGTDHIDLYQMHEPDPGTPVEETLAALDDLVRAGKVRYLGNSNFSGWQIADADWTARTAGTTRFVSAQNHYSLLERAVETEVVPACERFGLGLLPFFPLADGLLTGKYRRGEQPPAGSRLSGGGRYAQRFATADWDTIEAIGAYADQRGLTMLQVAIGGLAAQPAVTSVIAGATTPEQVRANAEAGAWQPDDDDLAALRALL; the protein is encoded by the coding sequence CCGTGCGGTGGTGGACGCCGCCCTCGACGCCGGCATCAACTTCTTCGACACCGCCGACATCTACGGCCAGCCGCAGGGCGGCTCGGAGGAGATGCTCGGTGCGGCCCTGCGCGGGCGGCGCGACGACGTGGTGCTGGCCACCAAGTTCGGGATGGACATGCACGGCATGAACGGTCCGGACCACGGCGCGCGCGGTGCCCGCCGGTACGTCGCCCGCGCGGTCGAGGCGTCCCTGCGCCGACTCGGCACCGACCACATCGACCTCTACCAGATGCACGAGCCCGACCCGGGCACCCCGGTCGAGGAGACCCTCGCCGCCCTGGACGACCTGGTCCGCGCCGGCAAGGTCCGCTACCTGGGCAACTCGAACTTCAGCGGCTGGCAGATCGCCGACGCGGACTGGACCGCCCGGACCGCCGGCACGACCCGCTTCGTCAGCGCCCAGAACCACTACAGCCTGCTGGAACGTGCGGTGGAGACCGAGGTGGTGCCGGCGTGCGAGCGGTTCGGGCTCGGGCTGCTGCCGTTCTTCCCGCTCGCCGACGGCCTGCTCACCGGCAAGTACCGGCGCGGCGAGCAGCCTCCGGCGGGAAGCCGACTCTCCGGGGGCGGACGGTACGCGCAGCGGTTCGCCACCGCCGACTGGGACACCATCGAAGCCATCGGGGCGTACGCCGACCAGCGAGGGCTGACCATGCTCCAGGTGGCCATCGGTGGGCTGGCCGCCCAGCCGGCGGTCACCTCGGTGATCGCCGGGGCCACCACGCCGGAGCAGGTACGGGCCAACGCCGAGGCCGGTGCCTGGCAACCGGACGACGACGACCTGGCCGCCCTGCGCGCCCTTCTCTGA
- the thiE gene encoding thiamine phosphate synthase translates to MPSLGRLHLVTDTRPGRDPLAVVRAALGVAGSELVVQVRVEDSATDREAYDLTCRILDLCRPVGATCLVNDRLHVALAAGAAGGHVGADDLPVDAARQVLGPDAVLGATAREPVAAARAVAAGAGYLGVGPCHATTTKDGLPAPIGPDGIRAVADAVPVPVIAIGGVTAATVPALRAAGAYGVAVVGALSTAADPARATAELLGALRW, encoded by the coding sequence GTGCCGTCCCTGGGACGACTGCATCTTGTCACCGACACCCGCCCCGGGCGCGATCCGCTCGCCGTGGTCCGGGCCGCCCTCGGCGTCGCCGGCTCCGAGCTGGTGGTGCAGGTCCGGGTCGAGGACTCCGCCACCGACCGCGAGGCGTACGACCTGACCTGCCGGATCCTCGACCTGTGCCGGCCGGTCGGCGCGACGTGCCTGGTCAACGACCGGTTGCACGTGGCGCTCGCGGCCGGCGCGGCGGGCGGACACGTCGGCGCGGACGATCTGCCGGTCGACGCGGCCCGCCAGGTGCTCGGCCCCGACGCGGTGCTCGGCGCGACCGCCCGGGAACCGGTCGCCGCCGCGCGGGCGGTCGCTGCCGGGGCCGGCTACCTCGGCGTGGGTCCCTGTCACGCGACCACCACGAAGGACGGCCTGCCGGCACCGATCGGTCCGGACGGGATACGCGCGGTGGCCGACGCGGTGCCGGTGCCGGTGATCGCCATCGGCGGAGTGACCGCGGCGACGGTGCCGGCGCTGCGCGCCGCCGGGGCGTACGGGGTGGCGGTGGTCGGGGCGCTCTCCACCGCCGCCGACCCGGCCCGCGCGACGGCCGAGCTGCTCGGAGCCCTCAGGTGGTAG
- the thiO gene encoding glycine oxidase ThiO, with protein MVAGGPCSSKSGNRGPLLAPEVAVVGGGVVGWAIAWRCAARGLTVTVHDPASGSGASTVAAGMLAPVAEAYFGETALTGLLVESAARWPAFAAELTAASGVDLGYRTEGTLIVGRTGDDLAEVRRLGAYQRELGLPITALRPSGLRDREPALAPRVRGGAFAPGDHQVDPRRLLPALRAAAERAGAVLVDAPVGRLDEVVAPAVVVAAGCGTAALTGLPVRPVKGQILRLRAPGGGPPGFRHVVRGYVDGEQVYVVPRADGEVVVGATVEERTDPAVTAGAVLRLLRAAVDLLPELAEYDLVETTAGFRPGTPDNAPVVGALPGRPGVLVASGHHRHGIVLTPVTADLVTDLVTTGTPDAMLAPFTPDRFGPPTRPATGR; from the coding sequence GTGGTAGCAGGGGGCCCTTGCTCATCAAAAAGCGGTAACAGGGGTCCCCTGCTTGCACCGGAGGTGGCGGTGGTGGGGGGTGGAGTCGTCGGGTGGGCGATCGCGTGGCGCTGCGCCGCGCGGGGACTGACGGTGACCGTGCACGACCCGGCGTCCGGGTCGGGGGCGTCCACCGTGGCCGCCGGGATGCTCGCCCCGGTCGCCGAGGCGTACTTCGGGGAGACCGCGCTGACCGGGCTGCTCGTCGAGTCCGCCGCCCGCTGGCCGGCATTCGCCGCCGAGCTGACCGCCGCCAGCGGCGTCGACCTCGGCTACCGCACCGAGGGCACCCTGATCGTCGGTCGCACCGGCGACGACCTGGCCGAGGTGCGCCGGCTCGGGGCGTACCAGCGGGAGCTGGGGCTGCCGATCACCGCGCTGCGCCCCAGCGGGTTGCGGGACCGTGAGCCGGCGCTCGCGCCCCGGGTGCGCGGCGGCGCGTTCGCCCCCGGCGACCACCAGGTCGACCCCCGCCGCCTGCTGCCGGCACTGCGCGCCGCCGCCGAGCGGGCCGGCGCGGTGCTGGTCGACGCCCCGGTCGGCCGGCTCGACGAGGTGGTCGCGCCGGCCGTCGTGGTCGCCGCCGGCTGCGGCACCGCCGCCCTCACCGGCCTGCCGGTCCGGCCCGTGAAGGGGCAGATCCTCCGCCTCCGCGCGCCCGGTGGCGGCCCGCCGGGCTTCCGGCACGTCGTTCGGGGGTACGTCGACGGCGAGCAGGTGTACGTCGTGCCCCGTGCCGACGGGGAGGTGGTGGTCGGGGCGACCGTCGAGGAACGGACGGATCCGGCGGTCACCGCCGGGGCGGTGCTGCGGCTGCTCCGGGCGGCCGTCGACCTGCTGCCCGAGCTGGCCGAGTACGACCTGGTCGAGACGACCGCCGGATTCCGTCCCGGCACTCCGGACAACGCCCCGGTCGTCGGCGCGCTCCCCGGCCGGCCCGGCGTGCTGGTCGCGTCGGGCCACCACCGGCACGGCATCGTGCTCACCCCGGTCACCGCCGACCTGGTCACCGACCTGGTCACCACCGGGACCCCCGACGCGATGCTCGCCCCCTTCACCCCGGACCGGTTCGGCCCGCCCACCCGGCCGGCGACCGGTCGGTGA
- the thiS gene encoding sulfur carrier protein ThiS: protein MELTVNGVGRILPDAATVADLVREVTADQRGVAVAVNGEVVPRTGWPATALRDGDRVEVLSAAQGG from the coding sequence GTGGAACTGACGGTCAACGGCGTCGGGCGGATCCTGCCCGACGCGGCGACGGTGGCGGACCTGGTCCGCGAGGTCACCGCCGACCAGCGCGGGGTGGCGGTCGCGGTCAACGGCGAGGTGGTGCCCCGGACCGGCTGGCCGGCCACGGCGCTGCGCGACGGCGACCGGGTCGAGGTGCTCAGCGCGGCGCAGGGCGGGTGA
- a CDS encoding thiazole synthase produces MSTVSFVLGGTTFASRLILGTGGAANLHVLERAIRASGTELVTLALRRVDPTSGHGGLLDLLDRCGVRLLPNTAGCYTAGEAVKVAHLARDAFDTDWVKLEVIGDERTLLPDGVELLRAAEQLVDDGFTVLPYTSDDPVLARRLVDVGCAAVMPAGAPIGSGLGVTNPHHIRLIRQEVDVPVVLDAGIGTASDAALAMELGCDAVLLASAVTRAADPEAMAGAMRHAVEAGRLAYRAGRIPHRFHALASTADEGRPEL; encoded by the coding sequence GTGAGCACGGTGTCCTTCGTCCTCGGTGGTACGACGTTCGCCTCCCGGCTGATCCTGGGCACCGGCGGCGCGGCCAACCTGCACGTGCTCGAACGGGCGATCCGCGCCTCCGGCACCGAGCTGGTCACCCTGGCGCTGCGCCGGGTCGACCCGACCAGCGGGCACGGCGGCCTGCTGGACCTGCTCGACCGGTGCGGGGTGCGGCTGCTGCCCAACACCGCCGGCTGCTACACCGCCGGGGAGGCGGTTAAGGTCGCCCACCTGGCCCGGGACGCGTTCGACACCGACTGGGTGAAGCTGGAGGTGATCGGCGACGAGCGGACCCTCCTGCCCGACGGGGTGGAGCTGCTGCGCGCCGCCGAACAGCTCGTCGACGACGGATTCACCGTCCTGCCGTACACCTCGGACGATCCGGTGCTGGCCCGGCGGCTGGTCGACGTGGGTTGCGCGGCGGTGATGCCGGCCGGCGCGCCGATCGGCTCCGGCCTGGGCGTCACCAATCCGCACCACATCCGGCTGATCCGGCAGGAGGTTGACGTGCCGGTGGTCCTGGACGCGGGCATCGGCACCGCCAGTGACGCCGCGCTCGCGATGGAACTCGGCTGCGACGCGGTGCTGCTGGCCAGCGCGGTCACCCGGGCCGCGGATCCGGAGGCGATGGCCGGCGCGATGCGCCACGCCGTCGAGGCGGGACGGCTGGCGTACCGGGCCGGTCGGATCCCGCACCGCTTCCACGCCCTGGCGTCCACAGCCGACGAGGGACGGCCGGAGCTGTGA
- the thiD gene encoding bifunctional hydroxymethylpyrimidine kinase/phosphomethylpyrimidine kinase, which translates to MTPTTVLTIAGSDSGAGAGIQADLKTFAALGAYGTSVVTAVTAQNTRGVDAVLPLPPATVTDQLDSVLGDFRVRAVKTGMLGTPAIADVVAGAARSGRLPNLVVDPVLVATSGHRLGVVGAVERLLPYALVVTPNRAEAEALTGAPVTTVGEMVAAAGALAAGGPAFVVVTGGDVDADGEAVDVLVGGGTTTVLRAPRVDTGHNHGTGCSFSAAIAVRLAAGEAVPTAVATAKEYVTRALTGARNWELGAGRGPLDHFGWS; encoded by the coding sequence ATGACCCCGACGACCGTGCTGACCATCGCCGGCTCGGACTCCGGTGCCGGTGCCGGCATCCAGGCCGACCTGAAGACGTTCGCCGCGCTCGGCGCGTACGGCACCAGCGTGGTCACCGCCGTGACCGCGCAGAACACCCGGGGCGTGGACGCCGTCCTGCCGCTGCCTCCGGCCACGGTCACCGACCAGCTCGACAGCGTGCTCGGTGACTTCCGGGTCCGGGCGGTCAAGACCGGCATGCTCGGCACCCCGGCGATCGCCGACGTGGTGGCCGGGGCGGCCCGCTCCGGGCGGCTGCCGAACCTGGTCGTCGACCCGGTGCTCGTCGCCACCAGCGGACACCGGCTCGGCGTGGTCGGGGCGGTCGAGCGGCTGTTGCCGTACGCGCTGGTGGTGACGCCGAACCGCGCGGAGGCCGAGGCCCTCACCGGAGCGCCGGTGACCACGGTCGGGGAGATGGTCGCCGCCGCCGGGGCGCTCGCGGCCGGCGGCCCGGCGTTCGTGGTGGTCACCGGTGGCGACGTGGACGCCGACGGCGAGGCGGTCGACGTGCTGGTCGGCGGCGGGACGACCACCGTGCTCCGCGCGCCCCGGGTGGACACGGGACACAACCACGGCACCGGCTGCTCGTTCTCGGCGGCGATCGCCGTGCGGCTGGCGGCGGGCGAGGCGGTGCCGACGGCGGTGGCGACCGCCAAGGAGTACGTCACCCGCGCGCTGACCGGCGCGCGGAACTGGGAACTGGGCGCGGGCCGTGGCCCGCTGGACCACTTCGGCTGGTCCTGA
- the thiC gene encoding phosphomethylpyrimidine synthase ThiC has protein sequence MQARRKVYVEGSRPDVRVPFAEVELTGDNPPVRLYDTSGPGSDPEVGLPPLRGPWIAERGDVAPVRGAGTPLAGVTGKRPTQIGYARAGIVTPEMEFVAIREGVTPEFVRDEIAAGRAVLPLNVNHPECEPAIIGKAFLVKVNANIGTSAVTSSVAEEVEKLTWATRWGADTVMDLSTGRRIHETREAIVRNSPVPIGTVPIYQALEKVGGDPVKLSWEVFRDTVVEQAEQGVDYMTVHAGVLLPYVPLAVDRVTGIVSRGGSIMAAWCLAHHEENFLYTHFAELCEILVRYDVTFSLGDGLRPGSIADANDEAQFAELRTLGELTGVAWEHDVQVMIEGPGHVPMHKIKENVDLQQEWCHQAPFYTLGPLTTDIAPAYDHITSAIGAAMIGMFGTAMLCYVTPKEHLGLPDRDDVKAGVIAYKIAAHAADLAKGHPGAQARDDALSKARFEFRWEDQFNLSLDPETARAYHDATLPAQPAKTAHFCSMCGPKFCSMKITQELKDYAARGMRDKSEEFVASGSRVYLPLA, from the coding sequence ATGCAGGCACGACGCAAGGTCTACGTCGAGGGGTCCCGGCCGGACGTCCGGGTGCCCTTCGCCGAGGTGGAGCTGACCGGGGACAACCCGCCGGTGCGGCTCTACGACACATCGGGCCCCGGCTCCGACCCGGAGGTCGGGCTGCCACCGCTGCGTGGGCCGTGGATCGCCGAGCGCGGCGACGTCGCCCCGGTGCGCGGGGCCGGCACCCCGCTCGCGGGGGTGACCGGGAAGCGGCCCACCCAGATCGGGTACGCGCGGGCGGGGATCGTCACCCCGGAGATGGAGTTCGTGGCGATCCGGGAGGGTGTGACCCCGGAGTTCGTCCGCGACGAGATCGCGGCCGGACGGGCCGTGCTGCCGCTGAACGTCAACCATCCCGAGTGCGAGCCGGCGATCATCGGGAAGGCGTTCCTGGTCAAGGTGAACGCCAACATCGGCACCTCGGCGGTCACCTCCTCGGTCGCCGAGGAGGTGGAGAAGCTGACCTGGGCGACCCGGTGGGGCGCGGACACCGTGATGGACCTCTCCACCGGCCGGCGGATCCACGAGACCCGGGAGGCGATCGTCCGCAACTCGCCGGTGCCGATCGGGACGGTGCCGATCTACCAGGCGCTGGAGAAGGTCGGCGGTGACCCGGTGAAGCTGAGCTGGGAGGTGTTCCGGGACACCGTGGTCGAGCAGGCCGAGCAGGGCGTGGACTACATGACGGTGCATGCCGGGGTGCTGCTGCCGTACGTGCCGCTGGCCGTCGACCGGGTGACCGGGATCGTCTCCCGGGGCGGCTCCATCATGGCGGCCTGGTGCCTGGCCCACCACGAGGAGAACTTCCTCTACACCCACTTCGCCGAACTCTGCGAGATCCTGGTCCGCTACGACGTCACGTTCTCCCTCGGCGACGGGTTGCGACCGGGCTCGATCGCGGACGCCAACGACGAGGCCCAGTTCGCCGAGCTGCGGACCCTCGGGGAGCTGACCGGCGTCGCCTGGGAACACGACGTGCAGGTGATGATCGAGGGTCCGGGACACGTGCCGATGCACAAGATCAAGGAGAACGTGGACCTCCAGCAGGAGTGGTGCCACCAGGCCCCGTTCTACACGCTCGGCCCGCTGACCACCGACATCGCGCCCGCGTACGACCACATCACGTCGGCCATCGGCGCGGCGATGATCGGTATGTTCGGCACCGCGATGCTCTGCTACGTGACGCCGAAGGAGCACCTCGGCCTGCCCGACCGGGACGACGTGAAGGCCGGCGTGATCGCGTACAAGATCGCGGCGCACGCGGCCGACCTGGCCAAGGGGCATCCCGGCGCGCAGGCCCGGGACGACGCGCTCTCCAAGGCCCGGTTCGAGTTCCGCTGGGAGGACCAGTTCAACCTCTCGCTGGACCCGGAGACCGCGCGGGCGTACCACGACGCGACCCTGCCCGCCCAGCCGGCGAAGACCGCGCACTTCTGCTCGATGTGCGGGCCGAAGTTCTGTTCGATGAAGATCACGCAGGAGCTGAAGGACTACGCGGCCCGGGGCATGCGGGACAAGTCCGAGGAGTTCGTCGCCTCGGGGAGCCGGGTCTACCTCCCGCTGGCCTGA
- a CDS encoding cupin, which yields MSTELGPVGQEIVLENDKVRVWHIRLEPGEQQPLHRHDHPYLVIAVQGAKNVIQTVDGTRIDADEPTGGVVYRDPGAVHMLTNVGDTTYLARLVELK from the coding sequence ATGAGCACGGAACTGGGCCCGGTGGGCCAGGAGATCGTCCTGGAGAACGACAAGGTCCGGGTCTGGCACATCCGCCTCGAACCGGGCGAGCAGCAGCCGCTGCACCGCCACGACCACCCGTACCTGGTCATCGCGGTGCAGGGGGCGAAGAACGTCATCCAGACCGTCGACGGCACGCGGATCGACGCCGACGAGCCCACCGGCGGCGTGGTCTACCGGGACCCGGGTGCGGTCCACATGCTCACCAACGTCGGCGACACGACGTACCTCGCGCGGCTCGTCGAACTGAAGTAG
- a CDS encoding LLM class F420-dependent oxidoreductase codes for MRVCVFVEPHRGATYDDQLRFARRVEEAGFEGFFRADHYQSMGADPGLPGPTDAWLTLAALARETSRIRLGTLVSSATFRLPGPLAVMVAQVDQMSGGRVELGIGAGWYEREHLSYGIPFPPVVERFDRLAEQLEVVTGLWRTPVGETYHHDGPHYRLVDAPALPKPTQVPGPPIIVGGKGPKRTPELAARYADEFNMPFRSVAETAATYERVREACDRHGRDASGRPPLVFSAGIVVAVGRTDAEARRRAEPLHAKSALPPEDSVVGSPAQLVDRLGEFAAIGATRVHLRLIELDDLDHLDLIANEVLPQLEAR; via the coding sequence GTGCGGGTGTGCGTCTTCGTCGAACCGCACCGGGGAGCCACCTACGACGACCAGCTCCGGTTCGCCCGTCGGGTGGAGGAGGCCGGCTTCGAGGGGTTCTTCCGGGCCGACCACTACCAGTCGATGGGGGCCGACCCCGGCCTGCCCGGCCCGACCGACGCCTGGCTGACCCTGGCCGCGCTGGCCCGGGAGACCTCCCGGATCCGGCTGGGGACGCTGGTCAGCTCGGCCACGTTCCGGCTGCCCGGACCGCTCGCCGTGATGGTGGCGCAGGTCGACCAGATGAGCGGCGGCCGGGTCGAGCTGGGCATCGGCGCCGGCTGGTACGAGCGCGAACACCTCTCGTACGGCATCCCGTTCCCGCCCGTGGTGGAACGTTTCGACCGGCTGGCCGAGCAGTTGGAGGTGGTCACCGGCCTCTGGCGTACCCCGGTTGGTGAGACGTACCACCACGACGGCCCGCACTACCGGCTGGTGGACGCCCCCGCCCTGCCCAAACCGACGCAGGTGCCCGGTCCGCCGATCATCGTCGGCGGCAAGGGCCCGAAGCGCACCCCTGAGCTGGCCGCCCGGTACGCCGACGAGTTCAACATGCCGTTCCGGAGCGTGGCCGAGACCGCTGCGACGTACGAGCGCGTACGCGAGGCGTGCGACCGGCACGGCCGGGACGCCTCGGGACGCCCCCCGCTGGTGTTCTCCGCCGGGATCGTGGTGGCGGTCGGGCGTACCGACGCCGAGGCCCGGCGACGGGCCGAGCCGCTGCACGCCAAGAGCGCGCTGCCCCCGGAGGACTCGGTGGTCGGTTCGCCCGCCCAGCTCGTCGACCGGCTCGGTGAGTTCGCCGCGATCGGCGCCACCCGGGTCCACCTGCGCCTGATCGAACTCGACGACCTGGACCACCTCGACCTGATCGCCAACGAGGTGCTACCCCAACTGGAGGCGCGATGA
- a CDS encoding ABC transporter ATP-binding protein codes for MIRLSGVSRTFTGRSGQVEALRGIDLDVAEGEFVAVLGRSGCGKSTLLRLIAGLLPVTAGQVEVDGRPIDRPRQDIAMLFQRPALLPWRNVLDNVLLPVEIFGWSRSKHRQRARDLLEVAGLAGFEKRLPHELSGGMQQRVSLCRSLIAEPRVLLMDEPFSALDALTREELSVELQRVHMENQATIVFVTHSIDEAVLLADRVVVLSPRPGRIRKVVDVDIPRPRSLGRNAHLADVARVSADLHELLMERDPEPAGAKGQ; via the coding sequence ATGATACGACTGTCGGGGGTGTCGCGCACCTTCACCGGTCGCTCCGGTCAGGTCGAGGCGTTGCGTGGCATCGACCTGGACGTTGCCGAGGGCGAGTTCGTCGCCGTGCTCGGGCGGTCCGGCTGCGGCAAGTCCACCCTGCTCCGGCTGATCGCCGGACTGCTCCCGGTCACCGCCGGGCAGGTCGAGGTGGACGGCCGGCCGATCGACCGGCCCCGGCAGGACATCGCGATGCTGTTCCAACGCCCGGCGCTGCTGCCCTGGCGCAACGTGCTGGACAACGTCCTGCTGCCGGTGGAGATCTTCGGCTGGAGCCGGTCCAAGCACCGGCAACGGGCCCGTGACCTGCTTGAGGTGGCCGGGCTGGCCGGTTTCGAGAAGCGGCTGCCGCACGAGCTCTCCGGCGGCATGCAGCAGCGGGTCTCGCTCTGCCGCTCGCTGATCGCCGAGCCGCGGGTGCTGCTGATGGACGAGCCGTTCTCCGCCCTCGACGCGCTCACCCGCGAGGAGCTCTCAGTCGAGTTGCAGCGGGTGCACATGGAGAACCAGGCCACGATCGTGTTCGTCACCCACTCCATCGACGAGGCGGTGCTCCTCGCCGACCGGGTGGTCGTGCTCAGCCCCCGGCCCGGGCGGATCCGCAAGGTGGTCGACGTGGACATCCCCCGGCCACGCAGCCTCGGCCGCAACGCGCACCTGGCCGACGTCGCCCGGGTCAGCGCCGACCTGCACGAGCTGCTCATGGAGCGGGACCCGGAGCCGGCCGGGGCGAAGGGCCAATGA
- a CDS encoding ABC transporter substrate-binding protein, with the protein MRRLTRTVAVAALATALALVSACSSDSDSGSGSGDGASMRKVTYLTSFGNFGRDSYAWVAKEKGFFKEAGFDVDIKPGQGTGGVIQTIVGGQADFGPIDLTGGLLQLGGGDDKPKDFVAVAAIQQRTMAAIVTTADKGIASPKDLEGKTLADTPSSVVRNLFPTYAKLAGIDNSKVKWQNGEAQTLMGILAAGSVDGIGQFVVGAPTVKAVTKKEPVMLPYSNVMTDLYGNALITSKKLAKEDPEMVKRFTAALLKGLEYSLANPKEAGEILKKNVAEANPVSAAAELELMAGYVRSSNSGTAIGALDSGRVAKSIAILQGAGALKQNITPDQVVDFNLAPKA; encoded by the coding sequence ATGAGAAGGTTGACCCGCACTGTCGCCGTGGCCGCGTTGGCTACGGCCCTGGCTCTGGTCTCCGCTTGCAGCAGTGACTCCGACTCCGGCTCCGGTAGTGGCGACGGCGCTTCGATGCGCAAGGTGACGTATCTCACCTCCTTCGGTAACTTCGGCCGGGATTCCTACGCGTGGGTGGCGAAGGAGAAGGGCTTCTTCAAGGAGGCCGGCTTCGACGTCGACATCAAGCCGGGCCAGGGCACCGGTGGCGTGATCCAGACGATCGTCGGTGGTCAGGCGGACTTCGGCCCGATCGACCTGACCGGTGGCCTCCTCCAGCTCGGCGGCGGGGACGACAAGCCCAAGGACTTCGTCGCCGTCGCGGCCATCCAGCAGCGCACCATGGCCGCCATCGTGACCACCGCTGACAAGGGCATCGCCTCCCCGAAGGACCTGGAGGGCAAGACCCTCGCCGACACCCCGTCCTCGGTGGTCCGGAACCTCTTCCCGACCTACGCCAAGCTGGCCGGCATCGACAACAGCAAGGTGAAGTGGCAGAACGGCGAGGCCCAGACCCTGATGGGCATCCTCGCCGCCGGCAGCGTCGACGGCATCGGCCAGTTCGTCGTGGGCGCGCCCACGGTGAAGGCGGTGACCAAGAAGGAGCCGGTCATGCTGCCGTACAGCAACGTGATGACCGACCTCTACGGCAACGCGCTGATCACCTCCAAGAAGCTCGCCAAGGAAGACCCGGAGATGGTCAAGCGCTTCACCGCCGCGCTGCTCAAGGGCCTGGAGTACAGCCTCGCCAACCCGAAGGAGGCCGGCGAGATCCTCAAGAAGAACGTCGCCGAGGCCAACCCGGTCTCCGCCGCCGCCGAGCTGGAGCTGATGGCCGGCTACGTCCGGTCCAGCAACTCGGGTACCGCCATCGGTGCGCTGGACAGCGGCCGGGTCGCCAAGAGCATCGCGATCCTCCAGGGCGCCGGGGCGCTCAAGCAGAACATCACCCCGGATCAGGTCGTCGACTTCAACCTCGCGCCGAAGGCCTGA
- a CDS encoding ABC transporter permease yields the protein MTELQERAAEPATTKPTPARAAARRLGPGSAAIGLPLLGVLIAMVAWWLITSVFHLVHPASLPPPEDVFQALVENRSVLLEATGATTLSTVVGFLLSTVAGVLIGLALAASRRVERMFSPLLVAVNAVPKIALGPLLVVSLGWGQKPILTMVFLLCFFPIVLSTATGLTTTPAELAELARSLNASWWQAFRKVRFPAALPQIFVGLKVAMPLAAIGAVIGEFQAGEAGLGYQILQFNGVGAYSTSWAAIVLIATMSILLYFALVLLERLALPWVRATTSSR from the coding sequence ATGACGGAGTTGCAGGAGCGGGCCGCGGAGCCCGCGACAACCAAGCCGACCCCGGCCCGGGCGGCGGCCCGTCGGCTCGGACCCGGGTCGGCGGCCATCGGCCTGCCGCTGCTCGGCGTCCTCATCGCGATGGTCGCGTGGTGGCTGATCACCTCGGTGTTCCACCTCGTCCACCCGGCCTCGCTACCCCCACCGGAGGACGTCTTCCAGGCCCTCGTCGAGAACCGGTCGGTGCTGCTGGAGGCGACCGGGGCGACCACCCTCTCCACGGTCGTCGGCTTCCTGCTGTCGACGGTGGCCGGGGTCCTGATCGGGCTGGCGCTGGCCGCCTCCCGACGGGTGGAGCGGATGTTCTCACCGCTGCTGGTGGCGGTCAACGCGGTCCCGAAGATCGCGCTCGGGCCGCTGCTGGTGGTCTCCCTCGGCTGGGGGCAGAAGCCGATCCTCACCATGGTGTTCCTGCTCTGCTTCTTCCCGATCGTGCTCTCCACCGCGACCGGGTTGACCACCACGCCGGCCGAGCTCGCCGAACTGGCCCGCTCCCTGAACGCCTCCTGGTGGCAGGCGTTCCGGAAGGTGCGCTTCCCGGCGGCCCTGCCGCAGATCTTCGTCGGGCTCAAGGTCGCCATGCCGCTGGCCGCGATCGGCGCGGTGATCGGGGAGTTCCAGGCCGGTGAGGCTGGCCTGGGCTACCAGATCCTCCAGTTCAACGGGGTGGGGGCGTACTCCACCTCGTGGGCCGCAATCGTCCTGATCGCCACGATGAGCATTCTGCTCTACTTCGCGCTGGTGCTGCTGGAACGGCTGGCCCTGCCGTGGGTCCGCGCCACCACGTCCAGCCGCTGA